In a single window of the Leptolyngbyaceae cyanobacterium genome:
- the rpmB gene encoding 50S ribosomal protein L28, protein MSRVCQLTGKKANNAYAVSHSHRRTKKLQEANLQWKRLWWAQGNRWVKLRLSTKAIKTLESKGLAAMAKEAGIDLNKF, encoded by the coding sequence ATGTCCCGCGTATGTCAACTAACAGGCAAAAAAGCTAATAACGCTTATGCCGTTTCTCACTCTCACCGTCGTACTAAAAAGCTGCAAGAAGCTAACTTGCAATGGAAAAGGTTATGGTGGGCACAAGGAAATCGCTGGGTGAAGTTGCGCCTTTCCACCAAAGCAATCAAAACCTTGGAAAGCAAAGGTTTGGCAGCAATGGCTAAAGAAGCGGGAATCGACCTAAACAAGTTTTAA
- the htpG gene encoding molecular chaperone HtpG yields MTMLEQGTITIHTENIFPIIKKSLYSGHEVFLRELISNAVDAIQKLKMVSHSGELKGEIGEPKIQIAIDKDKKTLSVSDNGIGMTAEEVKKYINQVAFSSAEEFIQKYQGNSEAIIGHFGLGFYSSFMVAQKVEIDTLSYQEGATAVHWSCDGSPTFTLEDSSRSDRGTTVTLTLQEEEAEYLEPTRIRQLVKTYCDFMPVAIELDGEVINKQKAVWRQSPRDLNKEDYLEFYRYLYPFQEDPLLWVHLNTDYPFQINGILFFPKLKPEVDVTKGQIKLFCNQVFVSDNCEEIMPKFLLAMRGVIDSPDIPLNVSRSALQMDRTVRKIADFVAKKVGDRLKELYRDSRAEYITCWKDIGTFVKFGCMNDDKFKKQVEDILIYRTSYQPQEQTSESAATSVQVQTSEGDAWQDVTPPAVNKDGEGKTYTTLQEYLERNKPRHENRVFYCNDENAQATYVELHKKQGLEVLFMDSFIDSHFISFLEREHPEVKFSRVDAELDQSLLEQDKANEIVDPKTNKTRSETIKEIFEKALNKPKVTIRTEALKSDDPQGTPPAMVLLPEFLRRLQEMSALLQQQSVQFPEEHTLVVNTAHPLIQNLASLSQGSIVQGEGQSPSSELANMICHHVYDLALMAQKGFNADGMKAFVERSNQVLTRLTERAIA; encoded by the coding sequence ATGACCATGCTGGAACAAGGCACGATTACTATTCATACCGAGAATATTTTCCCGATCATCAAGAAGTCCCTTTACTCCGGACACGAAGTTTTCCTGCGGGAATTGATCTCCAACGCCGTGGATGCCATCCAAAAGCTGAAAATGGTTAGTCACTCCGGCGAACTCAAGGGAGAGATCGGCGAACCAAAAATTCAAATTGCTATTGACAAAGATAAAAAAACTCTTTCTGTCAGCGATAATGGCATCGGCATGACAGCTGAAGAAGTCAAGAAATACATCAACCAAGTCGCCTTCTCTAGTGCCGAAGAATTTATCCAAAAGTATCAAGGCAACAGCGAAGCAATTATTGGGCACTTCGGTTTGGGCTTTTACTCCTCCTTCATGGTGGCTCAAAAAGTCGAGATCGACACTCTTTCTTACCAAGAAGGAGCCACAGCAGTACATTGGTCTTGCGACGGTTCCCCCACCTTCACTTTAGAAGATTCATCTCGTAGCGATCGCGGAACCACCGTCACCCTCACCCTGCAAGAAGAAGAAGCAGAATACCTCGAACCTACCCGGATTCGGCAATTGGTGAAAACCTACTGCGATTTTATGCCAGTAGCGATCGAACTTGACGGCGAAGTAATCAACAAGCAAAAGGCAGTATGGAGACAATCTCCTAGAGATCTCAACAAAGAAGATTACCTAGAATTTTACCGCTATCTCTATCCTTTCCAAGAAGACCCCCTGCTGTGGGTACACCTCAACACCGACTATCCCTTCCAAATCAACGGCATTCTCTTCTTCCCCAAACTCAAACCGGAAGTAGACGTAACCAAAGGACAGATCAAATTATTCTGCAACCAAGTCTTCGTCAGCGACAACTGCGAAGAAATCATGCCCAAATTCTTGCTGGCAATGCGGGGAGTCATCGATAGTCCGGATATTCCCCTCAACGTTTCTCGCAGTGCGCTGCAAATGGATCGCACCGTTCGCAAAATAGCCGACTTCGTAGCCAAGAAAGTAGGCGATCGCTTAAAAGAACTCTATCGCGACAGCCGCGCCGAATATATCACCTGCTGGAAAGATATCGGCACCTTCGTTAAATTCGGCTGTATGAACGACGACAAGTTCAAAAAGCAAGTCGAAGATATACTTATCTATCGCACCAGCTACCAACCCCAAGAGCAAACCTCAGAAAGTGCAGCCACCAGCGTACAAGTGCAAACTTCCGAAGGAGATGCTTGGCAAGATGTTACTCCCCCAGCAGTTAACAAAGATGGGGAAGGTAAAACATACACTACCCTGCAAGAATACTTAGAACGTAACAAACCACGGCATGAAAACCGAGTTTTTTACTGTAACGACGAAAATGCTCAAGCTACTTACGTAGAACTACACAAAAAACAAGGTTTGGAAGTCCTATTTATGGACTCCTTCATCGACTCCCACTTTATCTCATTCCTAGAGCGGGAGCATCCAGAGGTAAAGTTCTCTCGCGTAGACGCAGAACTAGACCAAAGCTTGCTCGAACAAGATAAAGCTAACGAAATCGTTGACCCCAAAACCAACAAAACTCGCAGCGAAACGATTAAAGAAATCTTCGAGAAAGCACTCAACAAGCCAAAAGTAACCATTCGGACAGAAGCGCTCAAATCAGATGACCCCCAAGGAACGCCTCCCGCAATGGTGTTACTGCCAGAATTCTTGCGCCGCTTGCAAGAAATGAGCGCTTTATTGCAACAGCAAAGCGTGCAATTCCCAGAAGAACACACTCTAGTCGTGAACACTGCTCACCCCCTGATCCAAAATCTAGCGAGTTTGAGTCAAGGCAGCATCGTTCAAGGTGAAGGTCAATCTCCCAGTAGCGAGTTAGCGAACATGATTTGCCATCACGTCTACGATTTGGCACTAATGGCCCAAAAAGGTTTTAACGCCGATGGTATGAAAGCCTTTGTAGAACGTTCTAATCAAGTATTGACGCGCTTAACCGAACGGGCTATTGCTTAA